In Helicobacter ibis, the sequence GCTTTAGAGTGCATACAGATGAAGAATCAGGTCAGACAATCATCTCTGGTATGGGTGAGCTTCACTTAGAAATTATTGTAGATAGACTAAAAAGAGAATTCAAAGTAGAAGCAGAAGTAGGACAACCACAAGTTGCATTCCGTGAGACTATCCGCCAAAGTGTAGAGCAAGAGTGCAAGTATGCTAAGCAATCAGGTGGTAGAGGACAATATGGACATGTATTTATAAAAGTTGAACCACAAGAACCTGGCAAAGGATATGAGTTTGTTAATAATATCTCTGGTGGTGTTATCCCTAAAGAATATATTCCAGCAGTTGATAAAGGTATCCAAGAGGCAATGCAAAATGGTGTGTTGGCAGGTTATCCGGTTGTTGATTTTAAAGTTACTCTTTTTGATGGTAGCTACCATGATGTAGATTCAAGTGAAATGGCGTTTAAGATCGCTGGTTCTATGGCATTTAAAGATGCTTGTAGAAAGGCAGGGGCTGTATTGCTAGAGCCTATGATGAAGGTTGAAGTTGAAGTTCCTGAAGAATATATGGGTGATGTAATTGGTGATTTAAATCGTAGAAGAGGACAGATTAATTCAATGGATGATAGAATGGGATTAAAGATTGTAAATGCTTTTGTACCATTAGCAGAAATGTTTGGATATTCTACTGATTTGCGTTCTGCTACACAAGGTAGAGGAACATATACTATGGAATTTGACCATTATGGAGAGGTTCCAAGTAATATCGCTAAAGAAATCATGGAAAAGAGAAACGGATAGAGATTTAGCATTTTTGCTAAATCTTTAGTGCTATGGAAATAATAAATATTAAAAACTGCTACCTATATATTTGTAAGGATAATTGTTGCATAATCAAAAATTAAAGGTTTGAATCTATGAAAAAAATTATCCAAGAAATCGAAAGCGGACTTATAACTTCTAATAGACTTGTTAATAAAGCAACATATGAGCTCCAGCAATATAATAACGAACTTGAAGCATTAAAAAAGTTGCAAATAGCTGCACAAAACTATGAAAATAAAAAATTTATACAAAGTAAAAAGATCATTAATGGAGAAGAACAACAATGTATGTTAGCCTTAAAAGAACTACTGCCAGATAAAGATATTTTTACTCAAATATCAGTTTCAGCTCTAATTAATATACCAAACGAGTTTAAGGACGAATATGCTGGGCTTCGTCAATATTATGATAAGCTTTATGTTGATTTTGTTGTGTGTGATTATTACAAACCAAGAGTGATTGTTGAATATCAAGGTAGCGGACATTATGGCAATGAATATGTGCAAGACAACATAAAAAGAGGTGTTGAGTTGAGAGATTTTATTAAAAAGTGCATATTTGAAATGGCAAAAATTCCACTTTTAGTTGTTGATATAAATGATTTTACAAAAGATCAAGCATTTAAAGTCACTATGGATAGTTTTACAAAATTAAGTCAAAATAAAAATAGTAAAGAACCAGCTTACAATGAATATAGAAAGGTCGCAACAGACTATTATATGGAATTGAAAGTAAATATAAAAAAGTATTTGGAAGCTGAGTTGCATAGATTAAATATAATAAACTAAGCAGTATCGATTGGCTTTAATTTATAAGTAAAAGTATTGAGATTGATTTAATGGATTAGTGGCTCCGGATGTAGGATTCGAACCTACGACCAAGCGGTTAACAGCCGCCTACTCTACCGCTGAGCTAATCCGGAATGTAAAAAAGAAATGAGATTATAGTAAAAAAATAATTTTGTGTCAAGAAAATAGTATGTTTGTTGTTTTAGCTTGAAAAAAGTGTGCCTACAAAGCTATAATGCTATATTGTGTTAATAATATGTTTATATTATTATATTATGTTTATATTATCGTTATATTACATTATTAAGGTTTTATTATGGGAAGAGCGTTTGAGTATCGTAGAGCAAGCAAGGAGAAGCGTTGGGATAAAATGTCTAAGCTATTTCCAAAATTAGGCAAGGCAATTAGCATTGCAGTAAAAGAAGGAGGAAGTGGCGATCCTGATATGAACTCTAAATTAAGAAGTGCGATTTTAGCAGCAAAGGCACAAAATATGCCAAAGGATAATATAGAAGCTGCAATTAAAAGAGCATTGGGTAAAGATGGAATTACTATTACAGAAGTAAATTATGAGATAAAAGCCCCTCATGGTGCATTATTTTTTGTGGAATGTGCTACTGATAATTCAACTAGGACGGTAGCGAATCTAAAAAGTTATGTAAATAAATTTGGCGGACAAATGCTTACTAATAATTCTTTGGAGTTTATGTTTTCTAGAAAAGCACATTTTGAAATCAGTAAAGAAAATATAAATGACATTGAAGAGCTAGAGCTAGAGCTTATTGACTTTGGCTTAGAGACTTTAGAAGTTGATGGTGATATAATACACATCTATGGTGATTATACGAGTTTTGGCACTTTAGCGACGGCTTTAGAGGAAAAAGGCTTAGATGTAAAGAAGGCTGCTTTAGAGCGTATAGCAAATAATCCAGTTGAGTTTAGTGAGGAGCAATTAGTTGATATAGAAAAGCTACTTGATAAAATAGAAGAAGATGATGATGTGCAAGTAGTATTTACAAATATAGCTTAAGGAGATATTATGGAAAAATTAACAAAAGAAATCTATGAAGATTCTATTAAAGAAGGCGTTTGTTTGGTTGCTGTGGGTGCTCCTTGGTGTCCTGATTGCAGGAAGATAGAGCCTATTATGAAGATTCTAGCTAGTGAGTATTCTAATATCAGTTTCTTTCATCTTGGTGCTGATGAAGAGGAAGAGTTAAAAGACAAGCTAGGCGTTAGAAGAATCCCTACTTTGATTTTTTATAAAAATGGTGTGGAGGTTGGTGAAAGAGTTGTTGAACCAGATTCTAAGGACAAAATAGAAAACGCAATTAAAGTAGCATTAGAAGCATAACTAGGAGAATTGCATGCAATACCATAGAAGACAAGGAGGTTTTGTGAAGCTTTTTGGCTTGATATTCGTGCTTGTACTAATTGGTGGCGGTATTTTTATGCTCTCTTCAGATAGCTTTGAAAAAGAGTCGCCAAAAATATCATACAAAAATCCGACAATATGGAATCTAAAAGATAGCTTTTTTGTTGGTTTTACCGATGATAGTGGAATTAGGGAGTATAGTATCTCTATAAATGATAATGGAAGTAAAATACCACTAGAGTTAGTTAAAGAAGAGGCTACAAAGTGTGATATACCAGTAAATACCAACAATGTGTGTGTAAGCTTCAAAAAGCCTCAACAAGTAAAATCTAGCAATGAATCTTTAGAACTAGAAGTAGTTGCCATAGATAATAGTAAGTGGAATTTTTTTAGCGGAAACACAACAACAGAGAACATTAAAATAACCATAGATGCTAAAAATCCACAAGTAGCCATTGTGGCTCATTCTTATAAGATAACACAAGGCGGAAGTGCTTTGGTTGTA encodes:
- a CDS encoding thioredoxin family protein, which encodes MEKLTKEIYEDSIKEGVCLVAVGAPWCPDCRKIEPIMKILASEYSNISFFHLGADEEEELKDKLGVRRIPTLIFYKNGVEVGERVVEPDSKDKIENAIKVALEA
- a CDS encoding DUF2726 domain-containing protein, whose amino-acid sequence is MKKIIQEIESGLITSNRLVNKATYELQQYNNELEALKKLQIAAQNYENKKFIQSKKIINGEEQQCMLALKELLPDKDIFTQISVSALINIPNEFKDEYAGLRQYYDKLYVDFVVCDYYKPRVIVEYQGSGHYGNEYVQDNIKRGVELRDFIKKCIFEMAKIPLLVVDINDFTKDQAFKVTMDSFTKLSQNKNSKEPAYNEYRKVATDYYMELKVNIKKYLEAELHRLNIIN
- a CDS encoding YebC/PmpR family DNA-binding transcriptional regulator translates to MGRAFEYRRASKEKRWDKMSKLFPKLGKAISIAVKEGGSGDPDMNSKLRSAILAAKAQNMPKDNIEAAIKRALGKDGITITEVNYEIKAPHGALFFVECATDNSTRTVANLKSYVNKFGGQMLTNNSLEFMFSRKAHFEISKENINDIEELELELIDFGLETLEVDGDIIHIYGDYTSFGTLATALEEKGLDVKKAALERIANNPVEFSEEQLVDIEKLLDKIEEDDDVQVVFTNIA